The proteins below are encoded in one region of Parvicella tangerina:
- the queA gene encoding tRNA preQ1(34) S-adenosylmethionine ribosyltransferase-isomerase QueA, which produces MKLSEFDFELPAELISEYPAEQRDESRLMVVNREKGTIEHKVFKDVIDYFDDGDVFVLNNTKVFPARLYGNKEKTGARIEVFLLRELNRESLLWDVLVDPARKIRIGNKLYFGENDDLVAEVIDNTTSRGRTLRFLFDGPYEEFKRRITYLGQTPLPKYINREAEESDEERYQTIFAKHEGAVAAPTAGLHFSKHLMKRLEIKGINFAEITLHVGLGTFRPVEVEDLTKHKMDSEQLEIDQKSCDVINDAKSHKKKVVSVGTTVMRGLETSLSVDNIVKPFSGWTNKFIFPPYEFGVADAMITNFHTPKSTLIMMVSAFGGYDLMMEAYQEAIKEKYRFYSYGDAMLIL; this is translated from the coding sequence ATGAAGTTATCTGAATTTGATTTTGAACTACCTGCCGAATTGATCTCTGAGTATCCTGCGGAGCAAAGAGATGAGTCAAGGTTAATGGTAGTGAACAGAGAAAAAGGAACTATCGAACACAAAGTGTTCAAGGATGTTATAGACTATTTTGATGACGGAGATGTGTTCGTATTGAACAATACCAAAGTTTTTCCAGCCAGATTATACGGAAATAAGGAGAAGACAGGAGCGAGAATCGAAGTGTTCTTGTTGAGAGAACTAAATCGTGAATCTTTGCTTTGGGATGTATTGGTAGACCCAGCTAGAAAGATTCGAATTGGAAACAAATTGTACTTCGGTGAGAACGATGATCTTGTTGCCGAAGTAATCGATAACACCACTTCCAGAGGAAGAACGTTAAGGTTTTTATTTGATGGTCCTTATGAAGAATTCAAAAGAAGAATTACCTATTTAGGACAAACTCCATTACCTAAGTATATCAATCGCGAAGCTGAGGAGTCGGATGAAGAAAGATACCAAACCATCTTCGCTAAGCATGAAGGTGCGGTTGCTGCGCCAACAGCAGGTCTTCACTTTAGCAAGCACTTGATGAAGAGGTTGGAGATCAAAGGAATTAACTTTGCTGAGATCACTCTTCACGTAGGATTAGGAACTTTCCGTCCAGTAGAAGTAGAAGATCTTACCAAGCATAAGATGGATTCTGAGCAACTTGAGATTGATCAGAAAAGTTGTGACGTTATTAATGACGCTAAATCACATAAAAAGAAAGTAGTTTCTGTAGGAACCACGGTTATGAGAGGGCTGGAGACTTCACTTTCTGTAGATAACATTGTTAAACCATTCTCAGGATGGACCAACAAATTCATCTTTCCTCCATACGAATTTGGAGTGGCGGATGCCATGATCACCAACTTCCACACACCTAAATCAACGTTGATTATGATGGTGAGCGCATTTGGCGGATATGACCTGATGATGGAAGCATACCAGGAAGCCATTAAAGAAAAATATAGGTTCTATTCATACGGGGACGCAATGTTAATCTTGTAA
- a CDS encoding DUF7948 domain-containing protein: protein MKYTFRILPLLVLMGWSNIYTSQFVENKGQVYDAEGQLHSEVKFTYQLGDAEVFFLDNKVVYAIKNVHREVLEGHEPGSDVYDSLFREMTYDVNRVDLEFEGANENVELLGSDKASYSSNYYHADLVNVQNAPVYEKLTYKEMYDHIDFVFYPNEAGLKYDIVLHKGADLSDVSLFYNGAENVRVTDNELVIETEFLDLVEDIPYSYMNGDEKAEVDVAYSIHENRIKFKTDQGYNSLVIDPSLTWCTYFESTVTSFGGLDYEYIEADASGNLFLVATDNKGGFPMVDPGGSAYSQAYASGAELYIAKFNSSRQLVWATNIGGTSGDYVYGTDPMAIDNGMVHLTGYSNSTWPLVNGSGYYNAADDPNFYVRFDVSTGELVHSTFIGGIVRQRPLWILVQQVKLFLVWEPMTGVQGL, encoded by the coding sequence ATGAAATACACGTTTAGAATTTTACCCCTATTAGTGCTAATGGGATGGTCTAATATTTACACATCTCAATTTGTAGAAAATAAAGGACAGGTCTATGACGCGGAGGGGCAGCTTCATTCAGAAGTTAAATTTACTTATCAATTGGGAGATGCAGAAGTCTTTTTTCTCGATAATAAGGTAGTCTATGCGATTAAGAATGTTCATCGTGAAGTTTTGGAAGGGCATGAGCCCGGAAGTGATGTCTACGATAGCCTATTTAGAGAAATGACTTATGATGTAAACAGAGTTGACCTAGAGTTTGAAGGCGCTAATGAAAATGTGGAACTTTTGGGAAGTGATAAAGCTTCTTATAGCAGCAATTATTATCACGCTGATTTAGTAAATGTTCAAAATGCGCCCGTTTATGAAAAGTTGACCTATAAGGAGATGTATGATCATATCGATTTTGTCTTTTATCCAAATGAAGCAGGGTTGAAATATGACATTGTACTACACAAAGGCGCAGATCTTAGTGATGTCTCATTGTTCTATAATGGAGCGGAGAATGTTCGGGTTACTGATAATGAATTGGTGATTGAAACAGAGTTTCTTGATCTGGTAGAAGATATCCCTTATTCATACATGAATGGAGATGAAAAAGCAGAAGTTGATGTTGCTTATTCAATTCATGAGAATCGAATAAAGTTCAAAACTGATCAAGGGTACAACTCACTTGTAATTGATCCATCATTGACCTGGTGTACATATTTCGAGTCAACAGTTACTTCCTTTGGTGGTCTCGATTATGAGTACATTGAGGCGGATGCAAGTGGGAATTTATTTTTAGTGGCCACAGATAACAAAGGAGGTTTCCCTATGGTCGATCCGGGAGGTTCTGCATATTCACAAGCTTACGCAAGTGGAGCAGAACTTTATATAGCCAAGTTCAACAGTTCCAGACAGTTGGTTTGGGCAACAAATATCGGAGGGACCAGCGGAGATTATGTTTATGGAACGGATCCAATGGCGATCGATAATGGAATGGTTCATTTGACAGGTTACAGCAATAGTACTTGGCCTTTGGTGAATGGGAGTGGTTACTATAATGCAGCTGATGATCCTAATTTCTACGTGAGGTTCGATGTTAGTACTGGTGAGTTAGTGCATTCAACGTTCATTGGGGGCATAGTTCGTCAGAGACCTCTTTGGATATTAGTTCAACAGGTAAAGTTGTTTTTGGTATGGGAGCCTATGACTGGGGTCCAGGGCCTTTAA
- the rsmG gene encoding 16S rRNA (guanine(527)-N(7))-methyltransferase RsmG, whose protein sequence is MRVKVDYQTYFPEASKVQIEQLEALYDQYNYWNAQINVISRKDMDNFDERHVLHSLAIAKVMKFAPESKVLDIGTGGGFPGIPLAILFPEVDFHLVDSIGKKIKVVDEVAAALELKNVRTSHERAEKIKEQYDFVVSRAVTRMNKFMPWVRGKFLPRKLNELHNGILYLKGGDIHEELSEVNSKHLPSIHNISDFYPQEFFETKRVVYFRMR, encoded by the coding sequence ATGCGTGTTAAGGTAGATTACCAAACCTATTTTCCAGAGGCTTCAAAGGTTCAGATTGAGCAGTTGGAAGCACTATACGATCAGTATAATTATTGGAATGCTCAGATCAATGTCATCAGTAGAAAAGACATGGACAATTTTGATGAACGCCATGTATTACATTCTCTGGCTATTGCCAAAGTGATGAAATTTGCTCCTGAGTCGAAGGTGTTAGACATTGGCACAGGTGGAGGGTTTCCAGGAATCCCTTTAGCCATTCTATTTCCAGAAGTAGATTTTCATTTAGTGGATTCAATAGGTAAGAAGATTAAGGTGGTGGATGAAGTTGCTGCGGCCTTGGAACTAAAAAATGTCAGAACCTCACACGAAAGAGCAGAAAAGATCAAAGAACAGTATGACTTTGTGGTGAGTAGGGCAGTAACCCGAATGAACAAGTTTATGCCATGGGTTAGGGGAAAGTTTTTACCCAGAAAACTCAATGAATTACACAATGGAATTCTTTATCTTAAAGGAGGAGATATTCATGAAGAGCTCAGTGAAGTGAATTCAAAACACTTACCTTCAATACATAATATCTCTGATTTCTATCCACAAGAGTTCTTCGAGACGAAGAGGGTAGTGTACTTTAGGATGAGGTAG
- a CDS encoding stage II sporulation protein M, with product MKETTFINQNKKKWAKFEKMSKTQQNDPDEMTQLFVELTDDLAFARTYYPKRSVRVYLNALAQRIFHDLYKKKRTPLKKFWSFWTTDLPLEMYRARWTLLTAFVIFAIGMLIGIVSTIDNPNFLGSVIGYDYVAVAEHNIDQGKPMSIYGDGSEELSFVMIAVNNLLVALMAFLLGIFFSIGSGVYLFFNSIMVGAFQWFYVVRNLTLASFLTIWIHGAIEIPAIILASTAGIVMGNGILFPKTLTRGQSLIISAKRGIKIMIGIIPFILLAAFIEGYATRHTVVSIEGDPIPTEWPPALKWTFILTSFGLVLFYFVIYPIIVARKQNFSGKLVEAPQYKKKQQVVFNRIKSTGELFSDTFSSYAKSFALFFKLFLISVPLIGLLTYLTFEQIPYYFYDAIGNQYSLFDPFQIVFSRTRELWENMPVIMQWNDFFVWELFLLHVFIFALNGFHLLYAFRVCVKKDLKANVSSYFRLMLRSFIPLLFAFFIMGIIAAHVPFAAMLLLGGLSPFLIMWALPTAITKEPLGKGLKYGLTKSWKSFGIGIGLFFAIAGTLTFIITYVGIPINYVKDMPIQWFVLPLADNPQYMFVMIDANINLILSHLLFPIFLLAFSFLYFSIMEKEEARGMYERLKSFGTKSKVYEAFDEGTY from the coding sequence GTGAAGGAGACTACATTCATCAACCAAAACAAGAAAAAGTGGGCGAAATTTGAGAAGATGTCCAAAACGCAGCAGAATGATCCTGATGAGATGACCCAACTTTTTGTGGAATTGACGGATGATTTGGCTTTTGCTCGGACATACTACCCAAAGCGCTCAGTACGTGTATACCTAAATGCTCTTGCTCAGCGTATCTTCCACGATCTTTACAAGAAAAAAAGAACTCCTTTAAAGAAGTTTTGGTCCTTTTGGACTACCGACCTTCCTTTAGAAATGTATCGGGCAAGGTGGACTTTACTCACTGCCTTTGTCATTTTTGCTATCGGCATGCTGATTGGCATTGTATCTACCATTGACAATCCAAACTTTTTGGGCTCAGTTATTGGCTATGACTATGTTGCCGTTGCAGAACACAATATTGACCAAGGAAAACCAATGAGCATTTACGGAGATGGTTCAGAAGAACTTTCATTCGTTATGATCGCTGTCAACAACCTGTTGGTGGCTTTAATGGCCTTTTTATTAGGCATCTTTTTCTCTATTGGTTCTGGTGTCTACCTGTTCTTTAACTCCATCATGGTAGGTGCTTTTCAGTGGTTCTATGTGGTGCGGAACCTAACTCTTGCATCCTTTCTTACGATTTGGATCCACGGTGCAATTGAAATCCCTGCAATCATTTTGGCGTCTACAGCTGGGATTGTAATGGGTAACGGCATTCTATTTCCGAAAACCCTGACGCGTGGACAATCGTTGATCATTTCAGCTAAACGAGGTATCAAGATCATGATCGGGATTATTCCTTTTATTCTTCTTGCAGCCTTTATAGAAGGCTATGCAACGAGACACACGGTTGTTTCCATTGAAGGTGATCCCATCCCAACAGAATGGCCCCCTGCCCTAAAATGGACATTCATTCTTACCAGCTTTGGATTAGTCCTGTTCTATTTTGTGATCTACCCCATTATCGTTGCCAGAAAACAAAACTTTTCAGGGAAATTGGTCGAGGCTCCTCAATATAAAAAGAAACAACAAGTTGTCTTCAACCGCATCAAGAGTACTGGAGAACTTTTTTCAGATACGTTTTCAAGTTATGCAAAATCATTTGCCCTCTTTTTTAAACTTTTCCTGATTTCCGTACCACTCATCGGCCTACTTACTTACCTTACCTTTGAACAAATACCCTATTACTTTTATGATGCCATAGGCAATCAATATAGTCTCTTTGACCCGTTTCAAATTGTATTTTCGCGCACCAGGGAACTCTGGGAAAACATGCCTGTTATTATGCAGTGGAATGACTTTTTTGTTTGGGAACTCTTCCTACTTCATGTTTTCATTTTTGCACTAAATGGCTTTCATCTACTTTATGCGTTTAGGGTCTGTGTAAAAAAGGACCTGAAAGCAAATGTATCTAGTTATTTCAGGCTGATGCTGCGGTCATTCATTCCGCTTTTATTCGCCTTCTTTATCATGGGAATTATTGCTGCTCATGTACCTTTTGCAGCAATGCTTCTCTTGGGCGGTCTAAGTCCATTTCTTATCATGTGGGCCTTACCTACGGCAATTACTAAAGAACCTCTCGGAAAGGGACTCAAGTATGGACTTACTAAAAGCTGGAAATCATTTGGAATTGGAATAGGTTTGTTTTTTGCTATTGCTGGTACATTAACCTTTATCATTACCTACGTTGGGATTCCCATAAACTATGTTAAAGATATGCCTATACAGTGGTTTGTACTTCCTTTGGCTGACAACCCACAATACATGTTTGTAATGATCGATGCAAACATCAATTTAATTTTGAGTCATTTACTATTCCCAATTTTCCTATTGGCTTTTAGCTTTTTGTACTTCTCGATCATGGAAAAAGAAGAAGCAAGAGGAATGTACGAAAGACTCAAATCGTTTGGAACAAAAAGTAAAGTGTACGAAGCTTTTGATGAAGGAACCTATTAA
- a CDS encoding AAA family ATPase: protein MEENNNNPDNINQPEENKPEEANTPLENNPETPENPTTSSPVPSVPPVGSTPAFGTPRIDLSLINEKVNAARTEIAKYLIGQNEMVDLLLIGLFSGGHVLLEGVPGIAKTLTAKLLSQTLNVDFSRIQFTPDMMPSDIIGTSVFNMKDSEFNFKKGPIFTNIALIDEINRAPAKTQAALFEVMEERQITYDGVTYKLDFPFLVIATQNPIEQEGTYRLPEAQLDRFLFKVNLIHPSLDEEKEILSRFRNNTRIDFEKIPNVFNAADLKKIQETVQNVRVDDSIIKYIAEITHETRIHGKIYLGASPRASLSMMKSAKAMAAMRGRDFVVPDDVQYVAYHVMNHRIILTPEAEMEGLDPQLVLQEIIKKVEVPR, encoded by the coding sequence ATGGAAGAAAACAACAATAACCCAGACAATATTAACCAGCCTGAAGAGAATAAACCAGAGGAAGCTAATACCCCCCTTGAGAACAATCCTGAGACACCTGAGAACCCAACTACAAGCTCACCAGTACCGAGTGTACCTCCAGTAGGAAGCACCCCAGCTTTTGGTACTCCGAGAATTGACCTTTCGTTGATTAACGAAAAAGTAAATGCCGCAAGAACAGAGATTGCCAAATACCTTATCGGTCAAAACGAAATGGTAGACCTCTTACTAATTGGATTATTCAGTGGTGGGCACGTACTTTTAGAAGGTGTGCCAGGTATCGCCAAAACTTTAACAGCAAAGCTGTTGTCTCAAACGTTGAATGTTGATTTTTCAAGAATTCAGTTCACACCAGATATGATGCCCTCAGATATTATTGGTACTTCAGTATTCAACATGAAGGATAGTGAGTTCAACTTTAAAAAAGGCCCTATTTTCACGAACATTGCGTTGATTGATGAGATTAACAGAGCCCCAGCGAAAACACAGGCTGCGCTGTTTGAGGTTATGGAAGAGCGTCAGATCACCTATGATGGCGTGACGTACAAACTCGATTTCCCCTTTCTTGTGATCGCCACTCAAAACCCAATTGAACAAGAAGGAACATATCGTCTACCTGAGGCGCAACTCGACCGTTTCTTGTTTAAAGTCAACCTGATCCACCCTTCTCTAGACGAAGAAAAGGAGATTTTGAGCAGGTTTAGAAACAACACCAGAATCGACTTTGAAAAAATCCCGAATGTTTTCAATGCAGCTGACCTCAAGAAGATTCAAGAAACTGTGCAAAATGTTCGTGTCGATGACTCAATCATCAAATACATTGCAGAGATCACTCATGAAACAAGAATTCATGGAAAAATATATCTCGGAGCATCTCCCAGAGCCTCCTTATCCATGATGAAGTCAGCGAAAGCCATGGCTGCCATGAGAGGTCGTGATTTTGTCGTTCCAGATGATGTTCAGTATGTAGCCTATCACGTTATGAATCACCGTATCATTCTAACTCCAGAAGCTGAAATGGAAGGTCTTGACCCTCAGTTAGTACTTCAGGAGATCATTAAAAAAGTAGAAGTGCCTAGGTAA
- the rsmI gene encoding 16S rRNA (cytidine(1402)-2'-O)-methyltransferase, which yields MSKLYIVPTPIGNLEDMTFRAIRVLKEVDLVLAEDTRTSKFLFNHFEITTPLRSYHMHNEHKVVNSIVEQIAQAENGFALISDAGTPAISDPGFLLVRECIANDLELETLPGATAFVPALVNSGFPCDKFHFEGFLPQKKGRQKRWGELAEFAETLVLYESPYRIVKLLNEVKDILGEDTQVSLSRELSKKFEENLRGTPKELLEKFRSKEPKGEFVVVIRKKEK from the coding sequence ATGTCAAAACTGTATATTGTTCCCACTCCTATTGGTAATTTGGAGGATATGACCTTCAGAGCAATTCGTGTTTTGAAAGAGGTTGACTTGGTGTTAGCAGAAGATACTAGAACGAGTAAGTTTCTTTTTAATCATTTTGAAATAACAACGCCACTGAGGTCTTACCACATGCACAACGAGCATAAGGTGGTCAATTCGATAGTCGAACAGATTGCACAAGCGGAAAATGGGTTTGCGTTGATTTCAGATGCGGGTACTCCTGCAATTTCAGATCCAGGGTTTTTATTGGTTCGTGAGTGCATTGCTAATGATCTAGAGTTGGAGACATTGCCCGGAGCAACAGCTTTTGTTCCTGCTCTGGTAAACAGTGGATTCCCTTGCGATAAATTCCATTTTGAAGGATTCCTTCCACAAAAAAAAGGGCGCCAAAAGCGTTGGGGTGAATTGGCTGAATTTGCTGAAACTCTGGTGCTTTATGAATCTCCTTATCGCATCGTAAAGTTATTAAATGAGGTAAAGGATATTTTGGGAGAAGACACCCAAGTGTCTTTGTCTCGTGAACTATCTAAGAAGTTTGAAGAGAACTTAAGAGGTACTCCTAAAGAATTGCTCGAGAAGTTCCGTTCTAAGGAACCAAAAGGGGAATTTGTGGTTGTTATTAGAAAAAAAGAGAAGTAA
- the rlmN gene encoding 23S rRNA (adenine(2503)-C(2))-methyltransferase RlmN has translation MATTTSNKTDIRQLDLQELKDYFVEIGEKPFRAKQVYEWLWKKGATSFEGMTNLSLDLREKLNETFEIRFLTVAEAQKSNDRTIKDAFKLADGAVVEGVLIPTSKRMTACVSTQVGCSLNCDFCATGKLKRVRNLNADEIYDQVVLINEQAKENYGLPLSNIVYMGMGEPLLNYKNVLQSIHHITSEDGLAMSPRRITVSTAGIAKLIKQLGDDEVRFNLALSLHAANDEKRSKIMPINDSNTLEALADALKYFYEKTGTRVTYEYIIFKDFNDELEDARELFEFCQHVPCKVNIIEYNTIDGGVYFQADPKKVDAFANYLESKNVIVNIRRSRGKDIDAACGQLANKNEVSSTTSS, from the coding sequence ATGGCAACAACAACTTCAAATAAAACAGACATTCGTCAACTGGATCTTCAGGAGCTGAAGGACTATTTCGTAGAGATCGGAGAAAAGCCCTTCCGCGCTAAGCAGGTTTACGAATGGCTTTGGAAAAAGGGAGCTACATCTTTTGAAGGAATGACTAACCTTTCACTCGATCTGCGGGAAAAGTTAAACGAGACCTTCGAAATTCGCTTCCTAACTGTTGCTGAAGCCCAAAAAAGTAACGACCGTACCATAAAAGATGCTTTTAAACTTGCTGATGGTGCAGTCGTTGAAGGTGTCCTAATTCCTACATCCAAGCGAATGACAGCTTGCGTATCTACTCAAGTTGGGTGCAGTTTAAACTGTGATTTCTGCGCTACTGGTAAACTCAAACGAGTTAGGAACCTCAATGCAGATGAGATCTACGATCAGGTGGTTTTAATCAATGAACAAGCCAAAGAGAATTACGGACTTCCACTTTCCAACATTGTCTACATGGGAATGGGAGAACCCCTGCTCAACTATAAAAATGTTTTACAATCGATCCATCATATTACCTCTGAAGATGGTTTAGCCATGTCGCCAAGAAGAATTACGGTTTCTACTGCAGGAATTGCGAAGTTGATCAAACAGCTTGGTGATGATGAAGTACGTTTCAACCTCGCATTGAGTTTACATGCAGCCAATGATGAAAAACGAAGTAAGATCATGCCCATCAATGATTCAAATACGCTGGAGGCATTGGCAGATGCGCTAAAATACTTCTATGAAAAAACAGGAACCAGAGTTACTTATGAATATATTATTTTTAAGGATTTTAATGACGAATTGGAAGATGCCAGGGAGTTATTTGAATTCTGCCAACACGTTCCATGCAAAGTAAACATCATCGAGTACAATACGATTGATGGTGGCGTATATTTTCAAGCGGACCCTAAGAAAGTAGATGCTTTTGCAAATTACCTGGAAAGCAAGAATGTCATCGTAAATATTAGAAGGAGTAGAGGTAAAGACATTGATGCTGCCTGTGGGCAGTTGGCGAATAAGAACGAGGTGAGCTCTACTACCTCATCCTAA
- a CDS encoding RDD family protein — MAKTAEIVTAHNVVIQYEMAPIMSRVVASVLDLVIVGFYIFLISILVSALMFSSFRWNSDFGVEMLIFYLLCLPGFFYSFWMEAIFAGQTVGKMAMGLRVIRSNGENASIGDLFLRWVFRFIDLTGSIGALGIVVALSNERSQRLGDLVGNTVVIKLRPTNEFSITDILNIKSSKDYEATYPTIVQMTDEDMLLIKNAMERLKKNPNDAHKDLVRQLAQKTSDRLGMAEVPEKKLTFLKTALQDYIVLTRS; from the coding sequence TTGGCAAAAACGGCAGAAATAGTAACGGCCCACAATGTGGTGATTCAGTATGAGATGGCTCCGATCATGAGTCGTGTTGTAGCGAGTGTTTTGGATCTTGTTATTGTTGGGTTTTATATTTTTCTGATCTCGATCCTTGTTTCTGCCTTGATGTTCTCAAGTTTTCGTTGGAACAGTGATTTTGGAGTGGAAATGCTCATTTTCTATTTGTTGTGCTTACCGGGCTTTTTCTATTCTTTTTGGATGGAGGCCATTTTTGCTGGACAAACCGTTGGGAAAATGGCGATGGGGCTCCGAGTGATTCGATCGAATGGTGAGAATGCTTCAATCGGTGATCTTTTTCTTAGATGGGTGTTTCGGTTCATTGATCTGACCGGTTCCATTGGCGCATTAGGAATCGTGGTGGCCTTATCTAATGAACGGTCGCAGCGCCTGGGGGATCTGGTTGGAAACACAGTGGTCATTAAACTAAGACCCACCAATGAATTTAGTATTACGGATATTCTGAACATTAAAAGCAGTAAAGATTATGAAGCTACTTACCCGACAATCGTTCAAATGACGGATGAGGATATGTTGTTGATTAAAAATGCCATGGAGCGTCTGAAAAAAAATCCGAACGATGCGCACAAAGACCTTGTTCGGCAATTGGCTCAAAAAACATCCGATAGACTCGGGATGGCTGAGGTGCCAGAGAAAAAATTAACGTTCTTGAAGACTGCACTGCAAGATTACATTGTACTAACACGTTCTTAA
- a CDS encoding RNA polymerase sigma factor yields MSQKEEYDLSHLSDKAQHDFDLVQRAVHKSDQQAYAELMDRYRDSIYFMLLKMVNDSDDADDLTIEAFGKAFNRLHQYTPNFAFSTWLFKIATNNCIDFIRKKKKNVLSLDNRYNNDDGDSLMIELKSNTRNPEQEAIREQKIKIMREVVTRLKPRYKQLVEMRYFKEMSYDEISQELDLPLGTVKAQLFRARDFLANILKNTKENI; encoded by the coding sequence ATGAGTCAAAAAGAAGAATATGATCTGAGTCACCTGTCTGATAAAGCACAACATGACTTTGATCTGGTACAAAGAGCTGTTCATAAAAGCGATCAGCAAGCTTATGCTGAGCTGATGGATAGGTACCGCGACTCAATTTACTTCATGCTGTTAAAAATGGTGAATGATTCGGATGATGCGGATGATTTGACCATTGAAGCTTTTGGTAAGGCTTTCAACCGTTTACACCAATACACTCCCAACTTTGCATTCAGCACCTGGTTGTTCAAGATTGCTACCAATAACTGTATTGACTTTATTCGAAAGAAGAAGAAGAATGTTCTCTCTTTGGATAATCGCTATAACAATGATGATGGCGATTCGTTAATGATTGAACTGAAAAGTAATACTCGGAATCCAGAACAAGAGGCAATTAGAGAACAGAAGATCAAGATTATGCGTGAGGTAGTGACTCGTTTAAAACCAAGGTACAAGCAATTGGTTGAAATGCGTTATTTCAAAGAGATGAGCTACGATGAGATCTCTCAAGAGTTAGATCTACCTTTAGGTACTGTTAAGGCTCAACTATTTCGAGCAAGAGACTTCCTAGCCAACATTCTCAAGAACACGAAGGAAAATATTTAA
- a CDS encoding DUF58 domain-containing protein — MRFIRALYIRKVFFLYWSIVIGVYCLSFVWPIIFPIAHIVLMVLLALVVVDIMVLFLTKSKVKARRIINKQLSLGDRNTVRLQISSKYKQPISIRIIDELPYQLQIRDFEHFMFLKPNETKELRYEIEPTQRGEYDFGDLNIYVSTVLRLIERRIKLPLHQTVKVYPSIFQMKKYELQVFSKTAIFQGIKKVRRLGNNNEFEQIKNYVQGDDIRTINWKATSRRGELMVNQYQEERAQQVYCVIDKSRSMRMPFEGLTLLDHAINSSLVLSNIILRKGDKAGVITFSDKLGAQLPAESNAGQLRKILDTLYNQKTKFMESNYERLYFGSRNIIKGRSMLLLFTNFESMYALKRNMHLLRKLNQQHLLVVVFFENTELDEVSKMEVAKTKDIYFKTMARKFALEKELIAYELRKYGIQSILTKPQDLSVNTINKYLEIKSRGML, encoded by the coding sequence ATGAGATTCATCAGAGCACTATATATTCGGAAAGTCTTCTTCTTGTACTGGTCCATTGTGATTGGCGTATACTGCCTGTCTTTTGTTTGGCCCATTATTTTCCCAATAGCTCACATTGTTTTAATGGTGCTGCTCGCTTTAGTTGTGGTAGATATCATGGTGCTTTTCCTCACCAAATCAAAAGTGAAGGCACGAAGAATCATAAATAAACAACTTTCATTAGGTGACCGAAATACGGTGCGTTTACAGATCTCAAGCAAGTATAAGCAGCCCATTAGTATTCGCATCATTGATGAACTCCCTTATCAACTACAAATTAGAGACTTTGAACATTTTATGTTTTTGAAGCCCAATGAAACCAAAGAGCTTCGATATGAAATCGAACCAACTCAAAGAGGTGAATACGATTTTGGGGACCTGAACATTTATGTTTCAACCGTATTGAGATTAATCGAACGAAGAATCAAGCTTCCACTTCATCAAACGGTAAAGGTTTACCCTTCCATTTTTCAGATGAAAAAATATGAGCTTCAGGTATTCTCCAAAACAGCTATTTTTCAAGGCATTAAGAAAGTCAGGCGACTCGGTAACAATAATGAGTTTGAACAAATCAAAAACTATGTACAAGGCGATGACATCAGAACAATCAATTGGAAAGCAACCAGTAGACGAGGCGAACTAATGGTAAATCAATATCAGGAAGAAAGAGCCCAACAGGTCTATTGCGTTATTGACAAAAGTCGTTCAATGCGCATGCCTTTCGAAGGACTTACACTGCTCGATCATGCTATCAATTCTTCATTGGTACTTTCAAATATTATTCTCAGAAAAGGAGATAAAGCTGGTGTGATCACTTTTTCCGATAAGTTAGGCGCTCAACTTCCAGCCGAAAGCAATGCAGGACAACTCAGAAAAATTCTAGATACCTTATACAACCAGAAAACCAAGTTCATGGAATCCAATTATGAACGATTGTATTTTGGCTCCCGGAATATCATTAAAGGAAGAAGTATGCTTTTACTCTTCACTAACTTCGAAAGTATGTATGCCCTCAAACGAAACATGCACCTGCTACGAAAGTTAAACCAGCAACATTTGTTAGTCGTTGTGTTTTTCGAAAACACCGAACTTGATGAAGTCTCAAAAATGGAAGTGGCAAAAACGAAAGACATTTATTTCAAAACGATGGCTAGAAAATTTGCCCTAGAAAAAGAATTGATCGCTTATGAATTGAGAAAGTATGGGATCCAAAGTATCCTTACTAAACCTCAGGACCTATCGGTAAACACCATTAACAAATACCTCGAAATTAAATCAAGGGGAATGCTTTAA